In Nicotiana tabacum cultivar K326 chromosome 10, ASM71507v2, whole genome shotgun sequence, the DNA window GGTCCCATGACTctatattgtgatagtcaagcggctaTTGCATATACAAAAGATCCTAAGTATCACAGCAAGACCAAACACATTGACATCAAGTATAACTTTGTAAGAGACATGGTAGCAAGTGGAGAGAAAAATTTACAGTACATTCCTACGCGAAGCATGATAGCTGATCCTTTTACAAAGGCGATATCTAGAGACCTGTTTGAGAAACATGTTATGGCTCTAGGTTTGCTGAGGATATGAACATATTTATGTGTTGTAAAATGACTTTAGTATTATAATATGCTCATCAATATTTGACTCTTGAATTTTTCTATATCTCGGATGCATGTGATGAATATTTTGTTGATAAAGTGTGTTGAACAAGTCGCGAGATTGGCTCTCTCACACGAGCAATCGCCTCTTGCGTTAAGAATCGTGAAGGGATAAGACCTTATAGAACCTTGGATATGCGGGGTTATATTTACTTATAGAGGTTGTTCTTGATAGCTTGCGAATTTCACTATTCGATTATGACTTGTTTTGTATGCCATATACGAGTTTCTCTAAGAAGATGGTTTGAGGATTATTGAAGTGAGAAACTCGGATTAGACACTTGAAGGTGTCTAGACCAAGATCTGTACGGTGTTGGATGATTAAAATAATAAGACACGTGTGCCAATATAAGGTGAGAACACCGTGACATGTGTTTCATACCACGTGTGCTATCGACAAATGGGATAATGGAAGAATGAATCCCTGCTTCTTTATTGTGTGAGATCCCAAAGAAGTTAGAGTAATTGTTATTGAAATACCCTATGACCTTTTACTCAGGGGCGTACACAAAACTTTTTGCAAGCGGTGTCACATTTAAAGAAGGGAACAAATAACCGAATTACTTATTTTCTCCACAGTAAAAAATAGATTGGGCGTTATCCCATTGGTTATAAGAAATTTTTGTTTAAAGGAGGTCAGGAGTTCAAATCCTGCTCAACCTACTTTTTTTCTCAAACAAAATAAGCTTCAGAAATAGCTAAAAAAAGAGTTACTAGGGAGGATCGATCCCTAGACCCACAGGAAATAAGGCAGGAGCTAAACCACTGGACCAAGAACAGAGTTGTGTTAAGTGGTGTCACTCCTgtctatatatacatatttgataaaatttTCGTATTATTCGTATGACATTTGGTAAAATATTTTGACGAAGTggtgtcacgtgacaccgcttcACTATAAGTGAATCCGCCCCTGCTTTTACTGTCTCTTGAAGTGCCAATCAGTATTGCTATTTTAGCATGCCACTAATAGCCATGATTGATTCGGCAACGCAGTGCATGTCTAGGAAGGCAGTTGATTTGGAATGGAAAGATTCGAGTTGAAAGGGAAGACGACTTAAATTTAGTAATTTAACTTGTATTCATAGATCGACCATTACACTTATCATGAGAGTATTGGGTATAATTGTGGATACAATGTTATATGAGAACTTGAGTTTGCCTCTTTCGAGGATGAGGGATTGAATAAGTAGCAACTGCATGGCGAATGATGTATGGGGTATTGCGAGTAATAATATCCTCATGCCAGTAGTGAATCCTTTTCATATGTGATTGGATTTCTACATAGAGCTTTAGTTCAACCTTTAATTGGTTTTGGAAATTTACAGCTCTTTGTGCTCACAGGTCGCACCAACTATTTGCCAGTATGAAAAGTGTGTCAAAGACATCGGTCTAGCCCACTATGAGCGAAGTGGGATATGTTGGATTATGGGTCTCTCCATGTGGGCTGACCCGACCCTGTTAGGAGAGATAAGGGAGAGAGGTTAAGGGAAGTTACCACTAGACCACAAACACCCACTAAACTGAACGTGCAAAAAGGGGTGAGTGGTGGGTTATCTTCCTTAACCAATATTTCTCAGCCTATTTATGTGAAGGAGAAAATATAGAACTACGTACAGTGAGAATTTTCTCTGAATCTCTTCTTCTCCCAACGAAAAATACACACAAGTAAGGGCATCTAATTGGTGGAAGATTAACTTTGTTTCCTAGTGATTCAAAGTTCGTTTGGGACAATTGTTTCGGTGGTGAGTTCAACAATTTTTCCGTTGCATTGACAGATATACTAATGTTGTTCTCGCCCCACGATTATTAATCTAACAATTTATTCTCGCGGGACATAGTGGTGCACCCTATTCTAGAAATCCTCCGCCTTTGCTAATGGCCAAGTGTTGAATTGAACAATGTGTGCGCTCACAAGACTATTATTCTTTCTTGGCttagaaataaattgaaagaacCATGGAATAGcaagaaaaagaataaagaacATCTAAAATTTAATCGATTCCCACATCACATCTATACAAGTAAAGCAGACACAAATAATAGTTACAGAATACGTATAATCATAGTTTTTCCATCTTTTGCAGCTATTGTAAAACGGAAAAACAGTACCCCGTCTGTCCCAAAAACTTTCGGCACTTCAGTTATACCAAATTTAGCACATTAAATAGAGACATCGCTACACCATAAATTTTAGACACATAAGTTTACCTTTTTTTCCGGGGTAAACTAGGGAACCTGCAACCTTTATTCTTTGGATGCGCTTTAAGTAAACCCCGTTTCAGTGCAATAGCTCGCAAACTTTACTAAAGAAGTAAGCCGCACTAGGGAAATCTCGTGCGATGAGCTCAGCCGATGCAAGGGGTTTTGAACTTGCGACTTCCCAATGGGGAATCTAATGCTCAACTAACTCAGTCACCCTTGCGGATAGTCTCCCTTTTTTCGTAGAGGTCTTTTCAAACGTAATAAATTTTACTATTCCTTTTTTCGAGTTACAAACCTTTGGGCATGATATCGCTAACAtcgatcttcttctttttttttgtttttttttatttcccatcCGGTGTCTGGTACACacattggagcccgactatattTGGATTTGTGCTGTGTAGGGCTCCATTCGAGGGGAAGTgctccctaccaaggattttttCATACCCAGGACTTGAACCCGAGACCTTAAAGGAAGAACGGTCTCATCCACTGTACCACATCTTTTGGTGGTCTAACATCGATCTTCGCATAACGACATTTCCCACCAAGACATTCGTGGAGGTTAGCTATGACTTATTTCCCCTTTTAATTGAAACCTAAATCATATATAGTTGAAATTTCAATGACCTTAATTCATACTATTGATTTTCAGTTGTTATCTGTCACTTTAGACTCGACGCAAATAAATTACAACTATGTCACAAAATTGTCTCTCTTTAATGCACACCCAAAATAATATATGAAAACGAGATAATACACGTGCAACTTATTTTCCTCTTAAATAGAACGTCGTGTACAGGTGAATTGCTAGTTGATTTATAAGCATGATTGCATCATATTTAGCTAAAGATTATTTTATCCTAAGGTTGATTTAAAGTTATACTCATTATTAAGTATCAGAGATTGTTAGGAACTTCTTTCGTTAGGAAAATATTGAATGAAATTGAAATTCGCGGTTCTTAATCAGTAGATAATTTTAGTAGTTATTTGCACgttaaaaaacaataaaaaaagatACAAATTGGTTTTATTTGTTTTGTAAGGGCAATTGACTGCCACAATAAAAGGCATAAAATTCCCTCAAACCTAAATGATCCATGCATATTATATCTATTTTTTATATGTATGCTTTTATTGTTAATGATATAATATCCACTTTTAAAATGAAAGTTatcaataatatttatttttcctatatattaaaataattagacAAAAAGAGAATACTAAACCGAGTTAGTTACAAAATGAACGCATGATGCAAATAAAAGCACATTTGGGGGAATAACTGTTGCGGATATAGTGGGAttgtataaaataaaaataaaactacccAAAATGAGAAGTAGAAAACTGCTAGGGTTTTTGACTTTTGTAGTAATTGGATAAAATTAAAGATCCGTTTTTCACTACGAAGTTGTTATCATAAGTagaaagaaaataagataaaTATCAACCCAATAATCCTCATAAAAACAAActtcccttctttttttcttcttcaaaaatcaagAATGAACAATCTCTCTTTGTCATCTTTGAAAAAACTTGACCATGAAGATGAACTTCTTCTTACTCTTTCACTTTCACCTACAACACCAATGGATAGTACTATTCCACCCTTTTCATTTCCTTTAAACTTAGTGATACCACCACCATTGCCACCGTCGCCGCCACCGCCACCTCCTACTCTTCTATATGGTAGTGACGTCAATATAGAAGAAAATATTGTAGAATCAAATGTGGCCCTAGTTTATGATCAGATGAATGAACCATCAGGAGCTCGTATGAGAGTTGGTTTAACAGCACGAACACGAAAAAAATCTACACCATCTCTTAAAGAAGGAGAGAGTGAAACAATCACACCACCCTATCCTTGGGCAACTACGAAACGTGCCATAGTGCACACTCTCGATTATCTTATATCGAATGGTATTACTGTTATATCGGGTGAAGTTCAATGCAAGAAGTGCCAACAACAATATCAAATACAATACGATTTGCAAGAAAAGTTCAAAGAGATTGCTACATTTATATTAAAAACTAAGAGTGTTATGCGTGATAGGGCACCTATTATTTGGATGAACCCTAATCTTCCTAATTGCAAATATTGCAACCAAAACAATTGTGTTAAGCCAATTATATCCGAGAGAAGGTCGTCAATAAATTGGCTATTTTTGCTATTAGGGCAAATGATTGGATGTTGCAAACTTGATGCATTGAAATATTTTTGTATGCATACAAAGAATCATAGAACAGGTGCTAAAGATCGTCTTGTTTATCttacatatttggagctatgtaAGCAATTGGATCCAGAAGGACCCTTTGATCGATAAAATGTTTActttttattctttaattttgttgTAAATTATATTTTAGAATGTCGTTTTAGTATGTCTTCATATGGAACAAGATCCTAGAGGAATAACGAGAAAAACGTTTTATTTGGATTGTGAGTTTCACACGTGTAAGAAGgggaaattatggaaaaaatattgCAAGTTATGTCAATATGGTGTGCTTTATGATAGTGACATGTTGAATTATCATTCTTGTCTAGGACC includes these proteins:
- the LOC107761515 gene encoding uncharacterized protein LOC107761515, which produces MNNLSLSSLKKLDHEDELLLTLSLSPTTPMDSTIPPFSFPLNLVIPPPLPPSPPPPPPTLLYGSDVNIEENIVESNVALVYDQMNEPSGARMRVGLTARTRKKSTPSLKEGESETITPPYPWATTKRAIVHTLDYLISNGITVISGEVQCKKCQQQYQIQYDLQEKFKEIATFILKTKSVMRDRAPIIWMNPNLPNCKYCNQNNCVKPIISERRSSINWLFLLLGQMIGCCKLDALKYFCMHTKNHRTGAKDRLVYLTYLELCKQLDPEGPFDR